The proteins below come from a single Gossypium raimondii isolate GPD5lz chromosome 2, ASM2569854v1, whole genome shotgun sequence genomic window:
- the LOC105787936 gene encoding uncharacterized protein LOC105787936: MVDLSWLSAILVGAGCLALGYCIGRHRPTCLFLSSRGAKDTTISKVNKKIKEPLEIEKLADILEDFKMVLVVRNDLKMGKGKIAAQCSHATLGLYKKLLHRAPKALNRWEMCAQPKVVVKIDGEEDMLVLQERAKSLNIPTHITIDAGRTQIAPNSRTVMAILGPIEMVDDVTGGLKLL; encoded by the exons ATGGTGGATTTGTCATGGTTGAGTGCCATCCTAGTTGGGGCGGGCTGCCTTGCACTAGGGTACTGCATTGGTAGGCACCGTCCTACATGTTTATTTCTCTCATCAAGAGGAGCTAAAGATACTACAATCTCTAAAGTAAATAAGAAGATCAAAGAACCCTTGGAAATTGAAAAGTTGGCAGACATTCTAGAGGATTTTAAAATG gTACTGGTTGTAAGAAACGATCTTAAGATGGGTAAAGGGAAAATTGCTGCCCAATGCAG TCATGCAACTTTGGGTCTTTACAAAAAACTCCTACATCGAGCACCAAAAGCTTTGAACAG GTGGGAGATGTGTGCTCAACCAAAGGTGGTTGTGAAAATTGATGGCGAGGAAGATATGCTAGTTTTGCAA gaGAGGGCAAAATCATTAAACATACCGACACATATCACCATTGATGCAGGGAGAACTCAGATTGCACCAA attcgaggacagTGATGGCTATTCTTG GTCCTATTGAAATGGTGGATGATGTAACTGGTGGACTGAAGCTATTGTAA
- the LOC105787932 gene encoding TOM1-like protein 1, with the protein MDKNLMDKVSAFGERLKVEGAEVGRKVSAGMSSMSFKMKELFQGPNPADQLVEDATSEALDEPDWAVNLDICDMINHERVNSVDLIRGIKRRLMLKSPRIQYLSLVLLETCVKNCDQAFSEVAAERVLDEMVNLIDDPQTVVNNRNKALMLIEAWGESTSELRYLPIYEETYKRLKSKGICFPGRDNESLAPIFTPSHSISAPEVDVSLAHQFQHDMQLQHDIPVQSFTAEQTKEAFDVARNSIQLLSTVLSSSPQRDALKDDLTTTLVQQCRQSQSTVLRIIETAGNNEALLFEALNVNDDLQKALSMYEELRKPSVVPHEPEPTMIPVAVEPDDSPLNTKHDALIRKPAGTRHGSHGGSSDDMMDDLDEMIFGKKGGDSSEGGQDSKNQQAPIDDLITL; encoded by the exons ATGGACAAAAATTTGATGGATAAAGTTAGTGCCTTTGGTGAACGCCTCAAAGTTGAAGGAGCTGAGGTGGGTAGAAAGGTCAGTGCTGGCATGAGTTCAATGAGCTTCAAGATGAAGGAGCTCTTCCAAGGCCCTAACCCAGCTGATCAACTTGTCGAGGATGCCACCTCTGAGGCCCTTGATGAGCCTGATTGGGCCGTGAATCTTGATATTTGTGACATGATAAACCATGAAAGAGTTAACAGTGTAGATTTAATCCGTGGCATAAAGCGGAGGTTAATGTTGAAGAGCCCTAGGATTCAATACTTGTCATTGGTGTTGCTGGAAACTTGTGTCAAGAACTGTGACCAGGCATTTTCGGAGGTGGCAGCGGAGAGGGTTCTTGATGAGATGGTTAATCTAATTGATGACCCTCAGACTGTTGTTAATAATCGGAACAAAGCTTTGATGCTTATTGAAGCGTGGGGAGAGTCAACCAGTGAGCTCCGCTATTTGCCTATTTACGAGGAAACTTACAAG AGATTAAAATCAAAGGGTATTTGCTTTCCGGGTCGTGATAATGAGAGTTTGGCACCTATTTTTACCCCTAGTCATTCAATTTCTGCACCAGAAGTGGATGTTAGTCTTGCACATCAGTTTCAACATGACATGCAGCTTCAGCACGATATTCCTGTCCAAAGCTTTACAGCTGAACAAACTAAGGAAGCATTTGATGTGGCAAGAAACAGCATTCAGCTTCTTTCAACTGTGCTATCCTCATCACCCCAACGAGATGCTCTCAAG GATGACTTAACAACTACTCTTGTCCAACAATGTCGCCAATCCCAGTCCACTGTTCTAAGAATCATCGAGACTGCTGGAAATAATGAGGCCCTCCTTTTTGAAGCTTTAAATGTCAATGATGATCTCCAGAAAGCTCTCTCAATGTATGAAGAGTTGAGGAAGCCATCTGTTGTTCCTCATGAACCCGAACCCACTATGATTCCTGTGGCCGTTGAGCCTGACGATTCACCCCtcaatacaaaacatgatgCCTTGATTAGAAAACCAGCAGGTACACGACATGGGAGTCATGGGGGAAGCAGCGACGACATGATGGATGATCTCGATGAAATGATTTTCGGAAAGAAAGGTGGGGATTCATCTGAAGGAGGGCAGGATTCAAAGAATCAGCAAGCACCAATAGATGATCTAATCACATTATGA